In the genome of Anabaena cylindrica PCC 7122, the window CTAGGTTTTTATCTTGCATTTCTAAAAGTTCTGGAATAGTAACAAAGTCATAACCCTGCTTGCGGAATCTACTGATAATTTCTGGTAAAGCTTTGACGGTGTGAGTGCGATCGCCACCACCATCATGCATTAACACAATCCCACCAGGTTTTGCTCCCCTGAATACATTGTTAATCAACCTTGGTACGCCAGGACGAGAATAATCTATTGAATCTGTAGACCACATAATAGTTGCATACTTGTTGCTTTTAGCATAAGCTACTACTCCATTCTTCATATTGCCTCCAGGTGGACGAAACAAACTAGTTTTTACACCTGTAGTTTTATAAATAATATCTGTAGTATTAGCAACTTCATAGGCTGCCATTTGCGGGTTCATGTGGTGATACCAATGATGCCAGGTATGATTAGCAATGGTGTGACCATCGGTAACTACCCGCTTGGTTAAGTCGGGATAATTCTTGACATTTTGCCCAACAACAAAAAATGTTCCTTTGATCTTATTCTTCTTGAGAATATCCAATACTTGGATTGTACTATTA includes:
- a CDS encoding polysaccharide deacetylase family protein — its product is MENNKSFFWTQGILIALVGLAGTLGIGFMMLVRPNTSEAQISQDTSINYIHTKVGTQERIEEFKETMLSSWQQEAQAKGITTDVPLRFQGETIKEVKLSPEQKVIALTFDDGPWPNSTIQVLDILKKNKIKGTFFVVGQNVKNYPDLTKRVVTDGHTIANHTWHHWYHHMNPQMAAYEVANTTDIIYKTTGVKTSLFRPPGGNMKNGVVAYAKSNKYATIMWSTDSIDYSRPGVPRLINNVFRGAKPGGIVLMHDGGGDRTHTVKALPEIISRFRKQGYDFVTIPELLEMQDKNLELMAKKK